One region of Streptomyces davaonensis JCM 4913 genomic DNA includes:
- a CDS encoding SDR family NAD(P)-dependent oxidoreductase, with protein MKLLEGQIALVTGAGGGIGRGIALRLAEQGAAVALHCRTSVQSAHELAAEIGESVVLQGDLTVEEECHRVVREAAEWGGGRLTALVNNAGVQPVQELPGMTAAEWRAVLDANLTSVFACTQAAAEVMRGQGGGGSVTHIASIEARMPAQGHAHYAAAKAAVAMHARSAALEYGRDGIRVNTVSPGLIERDGLAEAWPEGVRRWRRATAVGRLGRPEDVGDACVFLASPLASWITGHDLVVDGGVSARPTW; from the coding sequence ATGAAGCTTCTCGAGGGGCAGATCGCCCTGGTCACGGGAGCCGGCGGCGGCATCGGCCGGGGCATCGCCCTGCGCCTCGCCGAGCAGGGCGCAGCGGTGGCCCTGCACTGCCGTACGTCGGTGCAGTCGGCACATGAACTGGCCGCGGAAATAGGGGAGTCCGTGGTCCTGCAAGGCGACCTGACCGTCGAGGAGGAGTGCCACCGGGTCGTGCGGGAGGCCGCCGAGTGGGGCGGCGGACGGCTGACGGCGCTGGTCAACAACGCGGGTGTGCAGCCGGTCCAGGAGCTGCCCGGGATGACGGCGGCCGAGTGGCGGGCGGTGCTGGACGCCAACCTGACCAGCGTGTTCGCCTGTACACAGGCGGCGGCGGAGGTCATGCGGGGCCAGGGCGGAGGCGGCTCGGTCACCCACATCGCCTCGATCGAGGCCCGGATGCCGGCCCAGGGCCACGCGCACTACGCCGCCGCGAAGGCCGCGGTGGCGATGCACGCCCGCTCGGCGGCCCTGGAGTACGGCCGCGACGGCATCCGCGTCAACACGGTCTCGCCCGGCCTGATCGAACGGGACGGACTGGCGGAGGCCTGGCCGGAGGGCGTACGGCGCTGGCGGCGGGCGACAGCCGTGGGACGGCTCGGGCGCCCGGAGGACGTGGGGGACGCGTGCGTGTTCCTGGCGTCGCCGCTGGCCTCCTGGATCACCGGCCACGATCTGGTCGTGGACGGAGGGGTGTCGGCCCGCCCGACCTGGTGA
- a CDS encoding HhH-GPD-type base excision DNA repair protein → MDVTLHLAQDPEADELLGRSALAALVGMLLDQQVPMEWAFKGPRTIADRLGADDLDAHEIAAQDPEAFAAVLSEKPAVHRYPGSMAKRIQQLCQYLVEHYDGNAELVWKGVSDGKELLRRLEALPGFGKQKAQIFLALLGKQLGVAPKGWREAAGAYGEAKSFRSVADITGPESLAKVRAHKQEMKAAAKAAKASGK, encoded by the coding sequence ATGGACGTCACCCTTCACCTCGCCCAGGACCCCGAGGCCGACGAACTGCTCGGGCGCAGTGCGCTCGCCGCGCTGGTCGGGATGCTGCTGGACCAGCAGGTTCCGATGGAGTGGGCGTTCAAGGGGCCCCGCACGATCGCGGACCGGCTCGGCGCGGACGACCTGGACGCGCACGAGATCGCCGCGCAGGACCCGGAGGCCTTCGCGGCGGTGCTGTCGGAGAAGCCGGCCGTGCACCGCTATCCGGGGTCCATGGCCAAGCGGATCCAGCAGCTGTGCCAGTACCTGGTCGAGCACTACGACGGCAACGCCGAGCTGGTCTGGAAGGGCGTGTCCGACGGCAAGGAACTGCTCCGGCGCCTGGAGGCACTGCCCGGCTTCGGCAAGCAGAAGGCCCAGATCTTCCTGGCCCTGCTGGGCAAGCAGCTTGGTGTGGCGCCGAAGGGATGGCGGGAGGCGGCGGGGGCGTACGGCGAGGCCAAGTCCTTCCGCTCGGTCGCGGACATCACGGGGCCGGAGTCTCTGGCGAAGGTGCGGGCGCACAAGCAGGAGATGAAGGCTGCGGCGAAGGCGGCGAAGGCGTCCGGCAAGTAG
- a CDS encoding cupin domain-containing protein, with the protein MTPEELVTHYDLEPIPREGGLFRRTWEGPAQPDGRPSGTAIVALLTAEPGDFSALHRLTGDEVWHFYLGDPLEMLLLAPDGGSRTLALGPDILHGQQPQLTVPAGTWMGARVVTGGAWTFFGCTMTPGFTYEDYEHGDAERLIARYPHEAERIVGLCRP; encoded by the coding sequence GTGACCCCGGAGGAGTTAGTCACCCACTACGACCTGGAGCCGATACCGCGCGAGGGCGGCCTGTTCCGCCGTACCTGGGAAGGGCCCGCGCAACCGGACGGCCGACCCTCGGGCACCGCCATAGTCGCCCTGCTCACCGCGGAGCCGGGCGACTTCTCCGCGCTGCACCGGCTGACCGGCGACGAGGTCTGGCACTTCTACCTCGGCGACCCCCTGGAGATGCTGCTCCTCGCCCCCGACGGCGGCTCCCGGACGCTCGCCCTGGGCCCGGACATACTGCACGGCCAGCAACCGCAGTTGACCGTTCCCGCGGGCACGTGGATGGGCGCGCGGGTGGTGACGGGCGGCGCGTGGACCTTCTTCGGCTGCACGATGACGCCCGGCTTCACCTACGAGGACTACGAGCACGGCGACGCGGAGCGCCTCATCGCCCGCTATCCGCACGAGGCGGAACGGATCGTGGGACTGTGCCGCCCATGA
- a CDS encoding penicillin acylase family protein, with protein sequence MTAEIYRDAWGIPHLRADGVRELARAQGRVTALDRAWQLEVERHRAQGTSAALLGPDALPWDRFVRRARLDDTARRCWAELERRDPETADWVRAYVEGVNEGLTGADLPLGTPGRWEPWTPLGIWLGIHILFAGFPAKLWREQAVRHLGEEAVGLFAIDGPGTSGSNGWLVGGERTHTGQPIIAGDPHRFIEDAGVYQQIHLSCPEFDVIGLAVPGVPGIGHFGHTGTVAWAITNAMADYQDLYRERLRRTGAGVEALGPDGGWHRAARHTETIEVAGEEPVEVEVIETDRGPVVIGGPEGLDDGSEGLDADSPDADCAVSLRYPPRVTGDLGFSALLPLLRARRTADVDRAFDHWTEPVNVVQAADTEGGLLHRVAGKVPQRAEANRTRLVNAWEPGHDWRGWHETPYGGFTDGVAVMANQRGPAAPLGVEFAPPHRADRITALLGEEKHWSPGDMATIHTDTLLASAVPLLEHIAALDALSPEAAGLREELLAWDRHMDADSRAAALYAAVRSAVVRRLAAHPAFAALTTAPAYPEVLLPWMALVPRIGFALEHLLRAEELYGVDRPEAVRAALEEVAAQPPEGTWGDTHRLAPWRAIPAEYDEPRLSGDHDCVLCTSAVPGITDLAARGPAARYVWDLADREHSLWAVPFGASGVPGTPHHRDQLPLWTRGDLIPVVTDFDRLEKETDV encoded by the coding sequence GTGACCGCAGAGATCTACCGCGACGCCTGGGGCATCCCGCATCTGCGCGCGGACGGCGTGCGCGAACTCGCCCGCGCCCAGGGCCGTGTCACCGCCCTCGACCGGGCCTGGCAGCTGGAGGTGGAGCGGCACCGCGCCCAGGGCACCTCGGCCGCCCTGCTCGGCCCGGACGCCCTGCCCTGGGACCGCTTCGTCCGCCGGGCCAGGCTCGACGACACCGCCCGCCGCTGCTGGGCGGAGCTGGAGCGCCGGGACCCGGAGACCGCCGACTGGGTGCGAGCCTATGTCGAGGGGGTCAACGAGGGCCTCACCGGGGCGGATCTGCCGCTCGGCACCCCCGGCCGCTGGGAGCCCTGGACCCCGCTCGGCATCTGGCTCGGCATCCACATCCTCTTCGCCGGCTTCCCCGCCAAGCTCTGGCGCGAGCAGGCGGTCCGGCACCTCGGTGAGGAGGCCGTCGGCCTGTTCGCCATCGACGGCCCCGGCACCTCCGGCAGCAACGGCTGGCTGGTCGGCGGCGAGCGCACGCACACCGGGCAGCCGATCATCGCGGGCGACCCGCACCGGTTCATCGAGGACGCGGGCGTCTACCAGCAGATCCACCTGTCCTGCCCCGAGTTCGACGTCATCGGCCTCGCCGTCCCCGGCGTCCCCGGCATCGGCCACTTCGGGCACACCGGCACGGTCGCCTGGGCCATCACCAACGCCATGGCCGACTACCAGGACCTGTACCGGGAGCGACTGCGCCGGACCGGTGCGGGCGTGGAGGCGCTCGGCCCGGACGGCGGCTGGCACCGGGCCGCCCGGCACACCGAGACCATCGAGGTGGCCGGGGAGGAGCCGGTCGAGGTCGAGGTCATCGAGACCGACCGCGGCCCGGTGGTGATCGGCGGCCCCGAGGGCCTGGACGACGGCTCCGAGGGCCTGGATGCCGACAGCCCCGACGCCGACTGCGCCGTCAGCCTCCGCTACCCGCCCCGCGTCACCGGCGACCTCGGCTTCAGCGCCCTCCTGCCGCTGCTGCGCGCCCGCCGGACCGCCGACGTGGACCGTGCCTTCGACCACTGGACCGAGCCGGTCAACGTCGTCCAGGCCGCCGACACCGAGGGCGGCCTGCTGCACCGCGTCGCCGGAAAGGTGCCGCAGCGCGCCGAGGCCAACCGCACCCGGCTGGTCAACGCCTGGGAGCCCGGCCACGATTGGCGGGGCTGGCACGAGACGCCGTACGGCGGCTTCACCGACGGAGTCGCGGTGATGGCCAACCAGCGCGGCCCGGCCGCACCCCTCGGCGTCGAGTTCGCCCCACCGCACCGCGCCGACCGCATCACCGCCCTGCTGGGGGAGGAGAAGCACTGGTCGCCCGGCGACATGGCGACCATCCACACGGACACCCTGCTGGCCTCGGCGGTGCCCCTGCTGGAGCACATCGCCGCCCTCGACGCCCTCTCCCCCGAGGCGGCCGGCCTCCGCGAGGAACTCCTCGCCTGGGACCGCCACATGGACGCCGACAGCCGCGCCGCCGCCCTCTACGCGGCGGTGCGCAGCGCGGTCGTACGCCGTCTCGCCGCGCACCCCGCGTTCGCCGCACTGACCACCGCGCCCGCCTACCCCGAGGTGCTGCTCCCCTGGATGGCCCTCGTCCCGCGCATCGGATTCGCCCTCGAACACCTGCTGCGCGCCGAGGAGTTGTACGGCGTCGACCGCCCCGAGGCGGTGCGCGCCGCCCTGGAGGAGGTGGCCGCACAACCGCCCGAGGGCACCTGGGGCGACACCCACCGGCTCGCACCCTGGCGGGCGATCCCGGCCGAGTACGACGAACCCCGGCTCTCCGGCGACCACGACTGCGTGCTGTGCACCTCCGCCGTCCCCGGCATCACCGACCTCGCCGCCCGCGGCCCCGCCGCCCGCTACGTCTGGGACCTGGCCGACCGCGAACACAGCCTGTGGGCAGTGCCGTTCGGAGCCTCCGGGGTGCCCGGCACCCCCCACCACCGCGACCAACTCCCCCTCTGGACCCGGGGAGACCTCATCCCCGTCGTCACCGACTTCGACCGACTGGAGAAGGAAACCGATGTCTGA
- a CDS encoding type II toxin-antitoxin system VapB family antitoxin, whose product MIFKRIGNGRPYPDHGRESTRQWADVAPRPVRLDQLVTTKGQLDLETLLAEDSTFYGDLFAHVVKWQGDLYLEDGLHRAVRAALQQRQVLHARVLELD is encoded by the coding sequence GTGATCTTCAAGCGCATCGGAAACGGCCGGCCGTACCCCGACCACGGCCGGGAGAGCACCCGGCAGTGGGCGGACGTCGCGCCGCGCCCGGTCCGCCTCGATCAGCTCGTGACGACCAAGGGCCAGCTCGACCTGGAAACCCTCCTCGCCGAGGACTCCACCTTCTACGGCGACCTGTTCGCCCACGTAGTGAAGTGGCAGGGCGACCTGTACCTGGAGGACGGCCTGCACCGGGCCGTGCGCGCCGCGCTCCAGCAGCGCCAGGTGCTGCACGCGCGCGTGCTCGAGCTGGACTAG
- a CDS encoding HdeD family acid-resistance protein has product MSEAPSGSPWGPEFDDRRVHAQPHGPRGGHEPEPPFEGPLRLLSRAAWQAVLGTGVASLVLGVLVLVWPGASLLAAGVLFGVYLLVSGVLQLVAAFGTHQTTSLRVLAFISGALAVLLGLFCFRTPMRSVLLLALWIGVGWVIRGITQTLAAASDPAMPARGWQEFLGIVTFVAGIVLIVSPVESVAALTLVGGCWLIAVGVIEIITGLRIRHRTQHLPRTL; this is encoded by the coding sequence ATGAGCGAGGCACCGTCCGGCTCCCCCTGGGGACCGGAGTTCGACGACCGAAGGGTTCACGCGCAGCCGCACGGCCCGCGGGGCGGTCATGAGCCCGAGCCGCCCTTCGAAGGGCCTCTCCGGCTACTGTCCCGCGCGGCCTGGCAGGCCGTACTCGGGACGGGTGTCGCCTCGCTCGTGCTCGGGGTGCTCGTCCTGGTGTGGCCCGGTGCCTCGCTGCTCGCCGCCGGGGTGTTGTTCGGCGTCTATCTGCTGGTGAGCGGCGTGCTGCAACTGGTCGCCGCGTTCGGTACGCATCAGACCACCTCGCTGCGTGTCCTGGCGTTCATCAGCGGTGCCCTGGCCGTGCTGCTCGGGCTGTTCTGTTTCCGTACGCCCATGCGGTCGGTTCTGCTGCTCGCTCTGTGGATCGGGGTCGGCTGGGTGATCCGGGGTATCACCCAGACCTTGGCCGCCGCCTCGGACCCGGCGATGCCCGCCCGCGGCTGGCAGGAGTTCCTCGGCATCGTCACCTTCGTCGCGGGGATCGTGCTGATCGTGTCGCCGGTCGAGTCGGTCGCCGCGCTCACCCTGGTCGGGGGCTGCTGGCTGATCGCGGTAGGGGTCATCGAGATCATCACCGGCCTGCGCATCCGCCACCGCACCCAACACCTCCCACGCACCCTGTGA
- a CDS encoding helicase HerA-like domain-containing protein yields MSDRETMPPAAAPEKPGSAPALPKEALEIASGYAFAGPALDLGALLWDGQCLADAQIRVPLPMLNRHGLVAGATGTGKTKTLQLIAEQLSAQGVPVFLADIKGDLSGISAPGKAGERVSARAAEVHQTWTATGFPAEFYALGGLGHGIPVRATITSFGPVLLAKVLRLNQTQEQSLGLIFHYADTKGLELVDLKDLRAVVAFLTSDEGRTELKNIGGLSTATAGVILRSLTAFEAQGMGDFFGEPEFDTAEFLRMAQDGRRGVVSVLELAAVQDKPQLFSTFLMWLLADLFHDLPEVGDADRPKLVFFFDEAHLLFNDASKAFLDSITQTVRLIRSKGVGVFFVTQTPKDVPGDVLAQLGNRIQHALRAFTPDDQKALKATVKTFPNSPYDLEELLTGLGTGEAVVTVLSEKGAPTPVAATRLRAPESLMAPIEAEALQQAVTESELYGRYAQAVDRESAYEKLQRAPVGKGPDEVRAAPEREPVEQEDRSMVEQVVGSGMFKSLARSIGTQIGREITRSVFGTARRRR; encoded by the coding sequence ATGAGTGACAGGGAAACCATGCCGCCGGCCGCCGCTCCCGAGAAGCCGGGGAGCGCCCCCGCCCTTCCGAAGGAGGCGCTGGAGATCGCCTCCGGGTACGCCTTCGCCGGTCCCGCCCTGGACCTCGGCGCCCTGCTGTGGGACGGACAGTGCCTGGCCGACGCGCAGATCCGGGTGCCGCTGCCGATGCTCAACCGGCACGGTCTGGTCGCCGGGGCGACCGGCACCGGCAAGACCAAGACGCTCCAGCTGATCGCCGAGCAGCTCTCGGCGCAGGGCGTGCCGGTGTTCCTCGCCGACATCAAGGGCGATCTGTCGGGGATCTCGGCGCCGGGAAAGGCGGGTGAGCGGGTCAGCGCCCGTGCGGCCGAGGTCCACCAGACCTGGACGGCGACCGGCTTCCCCGCGGAGTTCTACGCCCTCGGCGGCCTCGGCCACGGCATCCCGGTCCGCGCCACGATCACCAGCTTCGGGCCCGTCCTGCTCGCCAAGGTGCTCCGGCTGAACCAGACCCAGGAGCAGTCCCTCGGCCTGATCTTCCACTACGCCGACACCAAGGGCCTGGAGCTGGTCGACCTCAAGGACCTGCGGGCGGTGGTCGCCTTCCTCACCTCCGACGAGGGCAGGACGGAGCTGAAGAACATCGGCGGGCTGTCCACGGCGACGGCGGGTGTGATCCTCCGCTCGCTGACCGCCTTCGAGGCGCAGGGCATGGGCGACTTCTTCGGGGAGCCGGAGTTCGACACGGCCGAGTTCCTGCGGATGGCGCAGGACGGGCGGCGGGGTGTCGTGTCGGTGCTGGAACTGGCCGCGGTGCAGGACAAGCCGCAGCTGTTCTCCACGTTCCTGATGTGGCTGCTCGCCGATCTCTTCCACGACTTGCCCGAGGTCGGCGACGCCGACAGGCCCAAGCTCGTGTTCTTCTTCGACGAGGCGCATCTGCTCTTCAACGACGCCTCCAAGGCGTTCCTGGACTCCATCACGCAGACCGTGCGCCTGATTCGCTCGAAAGGGGTCGGCGTCTTCTTCGTCACGCAGACCCCGAAGGACGTACCCGGCGATGTCCTCGCCCAGCTCGGCAACCGGATCCAGCACGCGCTGCGGGCCTTCACCCCGGACGACCAGAAGGCGCTCAAGGCCACGGTGAAGACCTTCCCGAACTCGCCCTACGACCTCGAAGAGCTGCTCACCGGGCTCGGCACCGGCGAGGCCGTGGTCACCGTGCTCAGCGAGAAGGGCGCCCCGACCCCGGTCGCCGCGACCCGGCTGCGGGCACCCGAGTCCCTGATGGCGCCCATCGAGGCGGAGGCACTCCAGCAGGCGGTGACGGAGTCGGAGCTCTACGGGCGGTACGCACAGGCGGTCGACCGTGAGTCGGCGTACGAGAAGCTCCAGCGGGCGCCCGTGGGCAAGGGCCCGGACGAGGTGAGGGCGGCGCCGGAGAGGGAGCCGGTTGAGCAGGAGGACCGGTCGATGGTGGAACAGGTCGTCGGCAGCGGGATGTTCAAGTCGCTGGCGCGGTCCATCGGCACCCAGATCGGCCGGGAGATCACCCGCTCGGTCTTCGGAACGGCCCGGCGGAGGCGGTAG
- a CDS encoding copper resistance CopC/CopD family protein encodes MLLGAVLVLLVLGGAGTASAHAALRATDPDDGSVLRTAPRQLTLTFTESVGLLDDSVRVLGPDGRRLRLGEAEHEKGDNTARVTLPRGLDEGTYTVAWRVVSADSHPVSGAFTFSVGKPSPTLAAMDTGPTEDPTTAALHKIARYLAYLAAALLIGTGTFIVVCGPPDPSILRRPLAIGWWTLVGTTLALLLLRGPYETGEGPGAAFDTEALTRTLTGRPGMALLARLGLLLLAAALLIWRLSNVPQGRGELRDQPRRSRTQQATLLGTAIALAFTWAASDHASAGIQVPLAMASSASHLLATAVWLGGLTALLLTLRRATPTPETVTRFSRLAFASVTVLVVTGVYQSWRGLGSWNALTETTYGRLLTLKLVAVVLLLGAAAVSRSWTARLATVEAETTVRVLEPAGGPPLPEDPPPPPSDAQHRALRRSVLAEVAVGVVVLVITTVLTATLPGRAAAEAATGAESVRPVGGTVAVTVPFDVGTPGGTGKVELTLDPGRVGDNSLQAVVFGPDGGLSTVPELRVSFTLPAQDVGPLDAGLTDQGGYWANSFVNLPLAGTWTMKVTVRVSEIDQVSVERRIEVS; translated from the coding sequence GTGCTGCTGGGCGCCGTGCTGGTCCTGCTCGTCCTCGGCGGCGCGGGAACGGCGTCGGCACACGCAGCTCTCCGGGCCACCGACCCCGACGACGGATCCGTCCTCCGCACGGCCCCCCGTCAGCTCACCCTGACCTTCACCGAGTCCGTGGGCCTGCTCGACGACTCCGTACGCGTCCTGGGCCCCGACGGGAGGCGGCTGCGGCTGGGGGAGGCGGAGCACGAGAAGGGGGACAACACGGCGAGGGTGACCCTGCCGCGTGGCCTGGACGAGGGCACCTACACGGTGGCCTGGCGAGTGGTCTCGGCGGACAGCCACCCGGTGTCGGGCGCGTTCACCTTCTCCGTGGGCAAGCCGTCGCCGACCCTGGCGGCCATGGACACGGGCCCGACGGAGGACCCGACGACCGCGGCCCTGCACAAGATCGCCCGCTATCTGGCGTATCTGGCGGCGGCGTTGCTGATCGGCACGGGGACGTTCATAGTCGTGTGCGGTCCGCCGGATCCGTCGATACTTCGGCGGCCTTTGGCCATCGGCTGGTGGACTCTGGTGGGCACGACGCTGGCGTTGCTGTTGCTGCGGGGCCCGTATGAGACGGGGGAGGGTCCGGGGGCGGCATTCGACACGGAGGCGCTGACGCGGACGTTGACGGGCCGCCCGGGGATGGCGCTGTTGGCGAGGCTGGGGTTGCTACTGCTGGCGGCAGCACTGCTGATTTGGCGGCTGAGCAACGTACCTCAGGGGCGCGGGGAACTGCGCGACCAGCCACGACGCAGCCGCACCCAACAGGCGACCCTCCTAGGCACAGCCATAGCCCTCGCCTTCACATGGGCCGCCTCGGATCACGCGTCAGCCGGAATCCAGGTGCCGTTGGCAATGGCATCCTCTGCGTCACACCTCTTGGCGACAGCCGTGTGGCTGGGCGGCCTGACAGCCCTCCTGCTCACCCTCCGCCGCGCAACCCCCACCCCAGAAACAGTCACCCGCTTCTCCCGCCTGGCCTTCGCCTCGGTAACCGTCCTGGTGGTCACCGGCGTCTACCAGTCCTGGCGCGGCCTGGGCTCCTGGAACGCGCTGACGGAGACGACGTACGGCCGCCTCCTGACCCTCAAGCTGGTGGCCGTCGTCCTCCTCCTCGGCGCCGCGGCGGTGTCCCGCAGCTGGACGGCACGGCTGGCGACGGTGGAGGCGGAGACGACCGTACGGGTTCTGGAGCCCGCAGGCGGCCCACCCCTGCCGGAGGACCCCCCACCCCCGCCGTCCGACGCACAGCACAGGGCCCTGCGCCGCTCCGTGCTGGCCGAGGTCGCCGTCGGTGTGGTCGTGCTGGTGATCACCACGGTGCTCACCGCGACTCTGCCCGGCCGGGCCGCCGCGGAGGCCGCCACCGGGGCCGAGTCCGTGCGGCCGGTCGGCGGCACCGTCGCGGTCACGGTCCCCTTCGACGTAGGCACCCCCGGCGGCACCGGCAAGGTCGAGCTCACCCTGGACCCCGGCCGGGTCGGCGACAACTCGCTCCAGGCCGTGGTGTTCGGCCCGGACGGCGGTCTGTCCACCGTGCCCGAACTGCGGGTCTCCTTCACGCTCCCCGCCCAGGACGTGGGCCCGCTCGACGCGGGCCTCACCGACCAGGGCGGCTACTGGGCGAACAGCTTCGTCAATCTGCCCCTCGCGGGCACCTGGACCATGAAGGTCACCGTGCGGGTGTCGGAGATCGACCAGGTGAGTGTGGAGCGGCGGATCGAAGTCAGCTGA
- a CDS encoding GNAT family N-acetyltransferase encodes MSEPREPEYEQPVDGFGTVRVLRLDPQADADVVHAWVSEERASFWGMNGLTRDQVAEIYAHLDTLDTHHAYLVQRDGVPVALLQTYEPEADRVSECYEVEPGDIGVHLLLAPAGPEGGHPGWTSALLTAIASYVLVGLDRQRVVVDPDVANEKAVARFLRQGFEEGPLVTLPEIDIPDVHLPEKKAQLAFLRREVAFPG; translated from the coding sequence ATGTCTGAGCCCCGCGAGCCGGAGTACGAGCAGCCGGTCGACGGCTTCGGCACCGTGCGCGTCCTGCGCCTCGACCCGCAGGCCGACGCCGACGTCGTGCACGCCTGGGTGAGCGAGGAACGCGCCTCCTTCTGGGGCATGAACGGCCTCACCCGCGACCAGGTCGCCGAGATCTACGCCCACTTGGACACCCTCGACACCCACCACGCCTACCTCGTGCAGCGCGACGGAGTCCCGGTCGCGCTGCTCCAGACCTACGAGCCCGAGGCCGACCGGGTCAGCGAGTGCTATGAGGTCGAGCCCGGTGACATCGGCGTCCATCTGCTGCTCGCGCCCGCGGGACCGGAGGGCGGCCACCCCGGCTGGACCTCCGCGCTGCTCACCGCGATCGCCTCCTACGTCCTCGTCGGCCTCGACCGGCAGCGGGTCGTCGTCGACCCCGACGTGGCCAACGAGAAGGCCGTCGCCCGCTTCCTGCGGCAGGGCTTCGAGGAGGGCCCGCTCGTCACCCTCCCCGAGATAGACATCCCCGACGTTCACCTCCCCGAGAAGAAGGCCCAACTCGCCTTCCTGCGCCGCGAGGTAGCCTTCCCCGGGTGA
- a CDS encoding siderophore-interacting protein yields the protein MGQGHGWQGTVLKLMGAKDFEFTVTGAEDVSSEYRRLHLTDGGMLAATGVHPTMWVRLWFDNSGKPHQRAYTLVDPDPKAGTFSLEFALHEGVASDWARAAKAGNTIEATVQGTGFQRPRPEPSHVFAMADPASLPALNSLLEELGSAPATVWFEGELDGLPFRGSSADVRTVPRHGLVDAVRADLPDLLKGTENPYVWIACDTLTTRTLSAYVRKELAVAKDRMHALGYWRAT from the coding sequence ATGGGGCAGGGGCACGGTTGGCAGGGCACGGTCCTGAAACTGATGGGCGCCAAGGACTTCGAGTTCACGGTCACCGGCGCCGAGGACGTCTCCTCCGAGTACCGGCGGCTCCATCTCACCGACGGCGGCATGCTCGCGGCGACCGGCGTCCACCCGACGATGTGGGTCCGGCTGTGGTTCGACAACTCGGGCAAGCCGCACCAGCGGGCGTACACGCTGGTCGACCCCGACCCGAAGGCCGGCACCTTCAGCCTCGAATTCGCGCTGCACGAAGGTGTGGCCAGTGACTGGGCGCGGGCGGCGAAGGCCGGGAACACCATCGAGGCGACGGTCCAGGGCACGGGCTTCCAGCGGCCCCGGCCCGAGCCCTCGCACGTCTTCGCGATGGCCGACCCGGCGTCGCTGCCCGCGCTCAACTCCCTTCTGGAGGAGCTGGGTTCGGCCCCGGCGACGGTGTGGTTCGAGGGGGAGCTGGACGGGCTGCCGTTCCGCGGAAGTTCGGCCGACGTCCGCACGGTCCCGCGCCACGGCCTCGTCGACGCCGTACGGGCGGACCTGCCCGACCTTCTGAAGGGCACCGAGAACCCGTACGTCTGGATCGCCTGCGACACGCTGACGACGCGGACGCTGTCGGCGTACGTCCGCAAGGAGCTGGCGGTCGCCAAGGACCGGATGCACGCGCTGGGGTACTGGCGCGCGACCTGA
- a CDS encoding DUF4396 domain-containing protein, with protein sequence MDHSAHHTAQHGDQHADHTGHSHHAHHAGHAPGASWSMAVKATLHCLTGCAIGEILGMVIGTALGWGNVQTMVVAITLAFLFGYSFTLFAVRRAGLDLKSAIKVALAADTVSIAVMELVDNAIIALTPGAMDAHLDDGLFWAALLGGFAVAFVITTPVNKWMIGRGKGHAVVHAYH encoded by the coding sequence ATGGATCACAGCGCGCATCACACTGCTCAGCACGGCGACCAGCACGCTGACCACACTGGCCACTCGCACCACGCTCACCATGCCGGTCATGCCCCGGGCGCCTCCTGGTCCATGGCCGTCAAGGCCACGCTGCACTGCCTCACCGGGTGCGCCATCGGTGAGATCCTCGGCATGGTGATCGGGACCGCGCTCGGGTGGGGGAACGTCCAGACCATGGTGGTGGCGATCACCCTGGCGTTCCTGTTCGGGTACTCGTTCACGCTGTTCGCCGTCCGGCGGGCCGGTCTCGACCTCAAGTCCGCCATCAAGGTCGCCCTCGCCGCCGACACCGTCTCCATCGCCGTGATGGAACTCGTGGACAACGCGATCATCGCCCTCACGCCCGGGGCCATGGACGCCCACCTCGACGACGGACTGTTCTGGGCAGCCCTGCTCGGCGGGTTCGCGGTCGCCTTCGTGATCACCACGCCGGTCAACAAGTGGATGATCGGCCGCGGCAAGGGCCACGCCGTCGTCCACGCCTATCACTGA